In the Populus trichocarpa isolate Nisqually-1 chromosome 8, P.trichocarpa_v4.1, whole genome shotgun sequence genome, AACTGTTGTTGTAAGCAAATTCCACTAATGGTAGAAACTTACTCCAACCAACTCCAAAATCCATAACACAAGCCCTTAACATATCCTCGAAGATTTGAATGGTCCTCTCAGACTAACCATCGGTCTAAGGGTGAAAAGTTGTACTCAACTGCACTTTAGTACCCATAGCTTCTTGAAATTTCACCGAAAACCACGATGTAAACTGTGGACCTCTATTTGACACTATCGAGATTGGCACTCTATGCAACCGTACAATCTCACTAATAAACAATTCCGCCAACTTTGCATATCCATAAGTAATCTTAATTGGCAGAAAATGGGCTGATTTTGTCAACCTGTCAACAATCACCCATATCGAATCATGACCCTCCTGACTCCTAGGCAATCCTGTCACAAAGTCCATTGTGATCCtttcccacttccattctggaattaACAATGGTTGCAACAATCCAAGAGGTTTCTGGTGTTCACCCTTTACCCTCTGACAGGTCAAACACCTAGAAACAAAATTTGATACATCAGCCTTCATCCTATTCCACCAATAACACACATTAAGATCTTTATACATCTTGGTGGAACCTGGATGCACTGTGTAAACTGTATGATGTGCCTCTACCATCAATTCTCTCCTCAGATCATCTACATCAGGTACACAAAGCTTATTCCTATATCTCAGCACATCATCATCACCTATCACAAAACCTGCAGCCTTACCCTGCACAACCTCATTTCTAATCCTGAGTAGTGAAATATCTTTCTTCTGAGTTGCTTTTATCTTATCAAACAAATCCGATTTAATCCTGATGTGCCTTAGGTTCTTATAGAAAGctttctcaaataggccataacaagaagatcatattgtaaaactcgtcagaaaatcaaaatgcaataagcatgaggctccgtactgtgggatgatcagtccacataGGTTGGTGACTCctccgaccaactagggttcagatacgatgtgcacaaagactaacactaccctgttagcatgggtattctgactgacatatcataggttcataatcataatcaaacggacatattcatatctcaaggctcaactcatgacatcaatcaaatgaggagctatcaattcagaagtcaattcaaaatatatactggttcatatcaagaattcagattcaacaaatgatcatgctttatcataacaaggataatagtcaacatatatattatcaataagcatgatccaattcatattaacaaatcaaatatttataatatttatcatgcatatggaaaattatccactcacctgactcgaaatCAAACAGAAGTCAAAAGCAGACACCGAAGAAAATACTACTGACctcccgccggtagaatatcaggattatctgaatataaaaggagacatattcaagaatgacttaaaagaacatataacccatttaatacatttatctaagggtatattccataaccctatatgtttttttgactaaactagttattttcccaaaaactcaaaatctaatGGTTTttccgaaatctaatccataataaaacaaataataaaatggtaataatttactaaataaccctcaattattcattaaaccaatctgcaaaagctaatattacaacTAGGGAccaatttcaattatatcatatttttaagggtcaaattgtagTTTTATCAAATTGGagaaccaaactaaaaataccaAACTACAAGAATCGCGTGGTGGTGCCTCCTCATTCCAATATTATTCCATAACTTTTACATGAATTCCATGATTCCCCAAGTGGTGGACATTCAGGTGTATTAAGGACATATAAGAGACTAGTATAACAATTCTATTGGTCGTCCATGTTCCATACTGTGAAGAATTACATTGCCTATTGTGACTTATGCTAACACACTAAAAATGAGACTTTGTCGCCATCAGGACTTTTGCAGCCTCTTCTAATCCCATATCAATTTTGGGATGATATCTCTCTGGATTTCATTGAAGGTTTTCCCCCTTCCAATGCCAAAACTTaaattcttgttgttgttgacaAGTTGAGCAAATCGGCGCATTTCGTGGCCCTTTCACACCTGTATACAACCAAATTGGTGGCTGAAACATTCATTGCTGGAATAGTTAAACTTCATGGCATGCCTCAGTCCATAATCAATGATCGAGACTCAGTGTTCATTAGTCATTTTTTGGAAAGAATTCTTCAAAATGCCAGGCACCCAATTGAAGATAAGCTCCGCTTaccatccacaaactgatggaaAAACAAAAGTCGTTAACCGTTGCATTGAACAATATCCTCGCTGCTTTGCTTACCAACAACCCCGTAAGTGGCATTCCTTCCTTCCATAGGCTAAGTTTTGGTATAATACTACCTATCATGCATCTACATGGATGACTCCCTTCCAAGCTCTATATGGAAGGCCTCCTCTAACAATCCCTCATTACCATGAAGGTTATTATCCCGTACATGAAGTCTACAAAAACTTGGCTTCTAGAGATGCTCTGTTATGGCAGCTTAAAAGCAATTTACATATAGCAAATAATTGAATGAAACAGCAAGCCGATTCTAAACGCGAGACATTGAATTTCAAATCGATGATTTGGTGTTTCTGAAGCTACATCCCTACCGACAGCAGACTGTGTTCAAAAGAGCTTATCAAAAGCTTGCAAGCAAATTTTATGGGCTATATCCAGTTGAGGAAAAAATTGGAAACGTTGCCTAAAAACTCAAGCTTCCCCTCGACTCTCGTATTCACCCAGACTTCCATATgtcccttcaaaaaaaaaagttagggtGAAACTATTATTGTTAATAGTGACTTACCTCTGATGGCTGACGATGGTGACTTACTTATAGAGCCGGAGGTTATATTGGATACACGTTGGGTAAAACAAAGATCCATATTTATTGAAGAAAGCTTGGTGCCAATGGCAAACGACTTCCAGTTGATTATGCTACATGGGAGAACGCTCAAGAATTATGCGACAAGTTCATCAATATAAACCTTAAGGACAAGGTTTCTAGTCACTGGAGGAAGTATTGATAAACCAAAAAGATCTTTAAGACTGCTCGTGAAGAACCCTGAAATATTTGGACTTAGCGCTGTCATTGTAAATGCATTTTTCATGTGCAGGAGCCATGCAGGGAGAAGGTTCGGTTGCCAAAGACTTGGTCTAAGTTGTTGGTCATGTCCACAAAACTTTCTTGCTCAAGAATAGGTTAataggttaattaattattatttgatttttaataatgcATGATTGACTTGTTGTCAATAACAGTTGTTAGTGTTCTAATGCAGAATCACAAATATCACAaatagttgttatttttattattgtatttaaacTCTTTCAAAATCAGTAATGTCAAGCATATTCCAATTAAAACTCTTTGCGGCTAATTCCAATCCTCAGCATAATACAATCTGCACTATAGTATTTCATAGACTGATTGTGACCTATCAAATTGATTACTTGAACCTTGATTTTATTGGAGGATACTTGCTAATCATTTTTTAGACAATGAAGTGACAGAAGCCTGAATTAAGCACCGACACCCTTTAACAGTACTGaacaaaagctaaaaagaaagaaaagcacaaTCATACATTCTTAAGTGCATGAAACTATAGATATGCTTATGAGATCATGATATCTTCTGATAGTCACTGAAGGTAGTTGACTGGTACAAGAATGAGAGGTGTCTTCTTAGAGGTAGTAAGACTAACACCAGCTTTCTCTTCCATGTTGATATCTTCCTTCTTCATCCCATCGGGAAAAACCCaatcaaaacaatacaagagATTTGCAAGTATAATCTCCATTGTTATAGATCCCATATGAATACCAGGACAAATTCTTCGACCAGATCCAAATGGCAAGTACTCAAAACTTTGTCCTTTATAGTCAATGGAGCTATCAAGGAATCTTTCAGGGAAAAACTCTTCAGGATCCTTCCAGTACCTGGGGTCACGTCCAATTGCCCAGACATTAATTTGGACCAGCATCTTCGGATAGATATTATGACCACTGACTTTACAGTGAGACATGGTTTCTCTTGTGATAAGTAGCGGGGCAGGAGGGTGCAGTCTCAGAGTTTCTTTTATTACCATCCGGAGATACTCAAGTTGATCGATGTCGCTTTCAGTAACTCTTCCCTTATTTCCAACACATTTCCTAACTTCATCCTGCACTTTCTTCATCACTCTTGGATTCCTAACAAGTTCTGCCATTGCCCAATTCACTGTCAGTGAAATAGTGTCTACTCCTCCCAGAAATAAATTCTGACAGACAAACATCAGAATCCAATTAGacaattaatttgttgaaacaATAGAGAAAATTTTTGTAGgcaattaatttcataataacaGCAAGCAAATATTTCTTGATAGCTTTAGTTTATAACATAAATTACAGCGCATGATGTTGCTGGACAGCAGTCAGCTTCATTTAGCATGTTGCTCTTGCTATTCCCAACGCTTGCACAGTGATGAATCTCAAGAATCATGCAAATTTATCAAGCACAACAACTTAGCTTTGAGATTATACTCTGAGGGGTTTTTCTAAATGGTATAGCAACCATGCCAAGAAACACAACTGAAAAAGCTTCGGCAATGCACAGACAAGGGCTTAGATATAATGATAGACGCCACCTCCAACCCAAAAGCCTATACTAAAAACGTACGGGTACATCTTATATATAAGCACCTTACTTACCACTGGGCACCCAACAAAAACTATCCAACTTTGACGGCTTATCAGCTAGACCCTTTACATATATATGTGAAACTAGATTACTAGATTCGTGTTTCAGACAACCAAAGGCCTGTGGCTTGTTGCTCCCTAAAAGCCTGGTGGCAAATTCTGAACTATGCTAGCGGCAATGAAATGATAGGCACTACATATACACTTAATAACATGAAGTAATCTATTGAAGCTCAGGATTTAATGTATGATAATGGAAATGCTGAACAGCATACCAGGAGGATTGCCTTGATATTATCCTTTGTGAACTGAGATGCACCAAGTTCAGTCTGATCCTTCTCTATTCTCAGCAGAACATCTACCATGTCATCGTGCTCCTTTATCCTTCCAGGTTTAAGATGATTATCAATTAAATGCTGAAAGAAAGTATCTACTTCATGGAAAACTCTCTCAGTCCTTGCACGATGACCAGTAAGCCGATCCACAATCCACCCTAAATACGGGATGGATTCATCTGCTGAGATGCTTCCCGCTACAGCCTCGGTGTCATGAACCACTTCATGAAATTTATCTCGATCAAAGCTAGTCCCTCGATAATTGAATCCATAAGCCATCCTGAATGTTATATTCGCAACGAGAGCATATAATTTCTGAGTAAGATCAACAGGTGCTGCTAAAGCTGATGACTCAGAGATAAAATTGACCAGCAAGCTAACTTCTTCTTCCCTGATGAACCGGAAAGACTGCACCCTTTTCAAGCTGAATAGCTCCAGAGTAAGAACTTTTCTCATGTTTCTCCAGTGATCACTATATGGTGAAAATGCTATGTCTAGATAATTGTACGTGAGTCTCCCAGTCCCAGCTAAAAGAGGTCTACTGCAAAAGGCAAGATCATGAACTTTTAAGACCTCTCTTGCTGCCTCAGCAGAGGAGATTACGACAGTTGGTATTCGACCAAGTCGAATTAGCATGACAGGGCCATATTTCTTGGAGAGTTGCCACAGAGATTGGTGAGGCAGTGATCCAAGTTGGTGCAAGTTGCCTAAAATGGGAAGCTTAGGAGGGCTTGGAGGAAGAAGCTGCTCGCTTTGTCTCTTAACTTCCATCTTTTTCATAAATAGAAGCAGTAGTGCCAGAAGTAAGATAAGAGGAAGCCATAAAGGTACAACATAGAGAGCCATAAGAGTTTAGCACGTAGAATGTCTGAGCTACCTTGAGATTAAATATCCTCACCACtgattaaaaatcaacaatcaGTACAAAACATATCAGTACTATTTGCCCCTGTTAGGCTAATTGATTGTTGCCAACCGTGGTCCAATTATTTAAAGTGATAAGGTTTACTCTTACTAGTCATCCCGGAGCTATATTTTGTCAATAATACAGCTGTAaatgcttaaataaaaatataaatatctaaatgtCTAAATaggaatataaataattaaatagaaaatttacCTTACTATATTTAGCTTCCTAGATTTCCTCTTTGtacaattttttctatataatgaaAGTCTAGTCAAAAGATGAAggtaattcaaataaatttattatggtatcagagtttctttcatagaattcttaaattttagtcttttttttttcagtcatagcttcataaaaaaatcagataatATTTGTGTCAGATTTGCTAGCAAAAATTATGCTGTTTAGACATTTCAGTTGgagatatttttcaaaaaataggAATTATGGAACCATATAGATGATAGCAACAAAAGAAACTTGACTATTAAAGGATATGCTATTGCTAAGGCAGCCAAAGATGTACAAATCATGCTGTGGATTCTCAGTTATCTTTTTCATAAATAAGAACATTTAACTCCTAACGGGCTGTGGTTTGGTTGCTTTCTACATCTAATAACACTCACAGAACACGCTTGAATTTATCACACAAATGCTGTAATTTTCCCGTACAAAACTTGCACAGGAAAGGGGTTGCAATGAAAAGAGAGTTCACACAAGCTACTGTTTGTTTTCTGACTTTTCAGCTTCTGCACCTACTGCCCCTtctctttcaataaattcagCCACATGTGCCCTACCATTTTAGACAAAACAACACACTTAACACGTTGAAGAGAGAGGGCTCGAACATGTCAACCAAACTCTTTGTGTTGAAGTTTTTGGAATTCTCTGCAGACAGCCATAACTACATGAGCCTCTGGCTCAGTTGCATCGATCCATTTCCCCCACCTCAGAAGAGGTTTTCTTGTTGAGGACTGTGTTttgtaataaaaactaaaaacatagtaaaaaatTCACCCCTTTAAAATAAAGTGAGTTCATTGATaatcatgaaagaaagaaaaaaatacgacgcagtttgttgttgtgtatgcaattatatatttaggtgtgttttaaaaaatatatttgatttgaaaaaacatttaaattaatgtttttttaataatttaattttaatgttaaaaataaaaaaaatattttaatatatttcaagtaaaatactttttaaaaaaaatcatatacagcaataccaaatataaaaataatacaaccaTCAACAATCattggattaattttaataatgatttGGATTGCTTATCCCATACGAGTGgtccaaatcattttttttttgtaattaaatttctttatacaAAAAGAATTGCGTATTAAATTAGAGTATGAAGTTGATATTGTGTCTATATTTTACACACaacaaatgaatttattattatcaagggacattaaaaaaaaaaaaacttttgttatgCTGTTCAAATCATTGTCAAGACAGGATCTTGCAAggataaactcaaaaaaattgatgtagTTTTATTATACCCGAAATAAAAACGGGGAGAagactgaaaataaaataaaaatgaagctaGAGTGAACCACGTTAAGTTGTAGTGCTTCTAGCTAACTATACATGGTGAATAGAAGAAATCATGGATCATGGATTTGCTGTTAACACAGGTGTGCGGTGCTGTGGGCAGCAGTCACAAGATTGGAACTTGCTTGGTCATTCGTTTTGGAATTTGATTCTGATTCTGCACTGATAGGAAACCTATTAGCTTTGATTGCCAGAGCTAAAAAACTCCTAGGGCGTGGGAAGACAAAGTACATCAAAAATATAGAGAGGCAACTTTGATTTAACCAAAAATCTTTGATTAAAGATAATTGGATTATCAATGATCGGCTTATGggtttatatttgattttacgTTATGATTTTATTGGATCTACTTTAcctcgtttaatttagtttttggaCGAAAAacctgatttaaaaaaaaaaaaaaaaaaaaaaaaaaaaaggaatcatcCCTACCTCCAAAAGAGCAAGGCTTAGGACAGGACAAGTATCCCTCCTTCTGTtgccaatgaaaaataaatattttaattaattgatcgATCGATCAAAAGTTGATCATCCACAGGTGTTAGGGTTAGGGTGAacgtttttgttttgtttttgttttttttcgaaGGCTGATTTGCCTTGCTGTGTACCTGATCCTCTATgttgtatttttcatttccACCCTGGTGTTACTGTCACAGAAATTGTTGAAACAAGGCCTTCGGCCATTGCAGATATCTCGTAATTTTCAGTGATTTGCTATGAATCAGTAAGGACAACATTACGCTCTCCATCTTGCACTCTCTATCTACTTGAAGGTAATGCACTTTGTAACTTCCAGTGATGCATAGACATGAACGTGAAACGGGGCAAGAACTAAAATGGAACAAGACTATAAGCGATTGCAAATCCTGAAATCCATGAAAATTAGAACCTGGAAAAAGAAGTAGAAAACGAGACCAGGTAACAATCACTTCAATTCTGATGCTCTTAACAATGTGCAAAATCGAACAATGTTTGCCTAACCATGTTATGGGTTTGGTTCGAACAGGTCTTGGCATCCCAGAAAACGGTGCTTGTGGGACTCTTTGGACTGTGGGGCTGCCGGGGATGACGTTCTTGATGCCGTTGATATGTCACCTAAGACCACGGTCTCGATCTTGATGCATTGGTGGTACATGGGGTTCCCCGTCATGCTTTGGACTATCTGCCTGGGATGACCTTGGGGCTGTGGTGGCAGCACCCATGGACTCCGGAATTTTCCATCATGCTGTGGAAACGGAGATTCGGGATGTAGGTCCGTTTGTTGTTGTGGTGTGATCCACGTACAGTGGAATTGACCTTCATGCTTTGCTTGGACCACCGATGCACCCTTCGTCTTGGAACTTTGGCCTTTAGTCCGTGTCTGACTCACCAGTGGGCCATGTGGTAGCTGATTTTGTTGATCTTGGCGAAGTACAGACCagtgctttttatttttctctttctaattACGTGCATATAAACTTCTGGAGGAAGCAAACCACGCCCatgtcaaataataaataatagggatagaaaaataaagacGGGAGTTGACTTCTATCTGTAAATCAAGTAAGAAATTGTCTCAGAATTGGCAACTTGTAACAGCGATTCTGAACGTGCATAACCATCTTCTGCTTCCTACACCAGAACAGTTTGGTCACCAGTGAATCAAAATACAAGAGAGGAATTTCCACTTTCGCATTTCTCTTCCCACTGGAACAACGATAATAAATTGTTTCTACTGCATAATGGCCAGCGAAGTGGAGATGGCCTTGTATCGAGGAAATATTTAGTGCCAAAGAAACTAGCTGCTCCCAGTCCTATAGTAAGGAAGAAAACTGGCAGTGAAATTTATAAATCTCGGTACACTACAGAGctctattttttactttaaattaccAGCTcatgtttgaaaaacaaatctgagCTCCGTAAGAGAAGGCTCACTTAATAAGCAATCAGTTCTTCATCTGTATGTCATCTTTGTAGGAGGCCTGTCAATTGGAGTCACAATTTCAGCCGAGTTCTCCTCAGAATAAgatgtgttttattaaaattttgagatcGGCAAAAAGGGCAGCTAACAGATATTCAGACAACATGAGGAAACCTTTCCCTTTAATTAGCTCATCTCCTGCAAGATCCAAAGAAATACTAGCAAAGAATTAGCAACAGTCATCTCGAATCAAATATCTGCTTTCAGTTTTGTTTCCATTTAACATGATATTACTAAGAATGGGATATCCAGGATGTCACCTTTGATACATTTAGGATTTGAGAAGCCATACATCTGCATCTGAATTTTAAAGCTTGAAATCCATCATTAGCGATCCTGGATGTCTGACACCGTTGAAGCAGCCTAATTACACTCAAGAAACATGAATAGTTTGTTAAGATGGTCAGAGAGATATTGGAAGACATTCTTAATATAAAGATCTACAGCTTTGCTTTACGGGAATGTATGGGGAGACTATGGAGAAAATGAAAAGCTAAAATGCAAATAGAAATTCATGAATTTTGACAGATGGCATCCCTGTTTCTTGGCACTTCATTTTCTGTTAAGAATACGAAGAGTggactaaaaaaacataatggtTTGTGATTCTGTTATATCACCCCCAATGACCAAGGGTCAAAGTGAAAAAGGGTCTGATTATTCATATACAATATACATCCTCAAGCTGAAAGTGAAAAGATGGAAGAAAAGGAACATGGACATGTCGCAATAATTTCTATCACAATGAGGAGAAATAATAATGTTTCAATAGAAGGGGGAAATCTTACGAGGATAAGccccatatttttttgaagcatCTGACTTCGAAGCACCAACCCCACCATGCACTGCATATTTTCAGTTAAATGTCAGTTTCCTTGACAACATTCCAATTTGAACAAATAGAGATATGCCACTcagaaataattaaagaaaaagatagtCTTGGAATCATATTGTTGCTATGCCCATGTCCCTTTCCataccatttttttcatttcataaataacCAGCAGAATATTAGAATTATAGGTATGTATGCATAAGAAGAAAAGTTCAAGAAAAGGCAGGGACTCAAACCTGAGTGTCTCATTATTGCAATTCGTGAAAGAAGCCGATGAAGTGTCAATGAAGTAGTAGCAATTTAGGCATGCTAAGATGTACTCCAACCACAAAATACTCCAAAACTTGGGCTTGCAATTGACTGCAGAGGTGAAGAGAAATACCGGTTAGATGAAGGGGCATTCTATGGTTCAGTTGCTTAGTCATAAAAGGCACATGTATATAAACTGTAAGAGATTATTGTCACGCAGTGAACTTGAATCAACATTATATGTGTAAGCAATGCACTTGCTCATTAATCTATAAACATTTCAGACCATTTCCTGATGAAAATGAGAATTTGTATAACGATTGAAACCAATAAGTCATCTCCATCCTTTAGGGGCCAATTGCATGCTCATACCCACCTTACGACAATGCAGTTGTTTTCAAATTCAGTAAATGGCACAAACTGATTGGT is a window encoding:
- the LOC7469036 gene encoding cytochrome P450 71B36, yielding MALYVVPLWLPLILLLALLLLFMKKMEVKRQSEQLLPPSPPKLPILGNLHQLGSLPHQSLWQLSKKYGPVMLIRLGRIPTVVISSAEAAREVLKVHDLAFCSRPLLAGTGRLTYNYLDIAFSPYSDHWRNMRKVLTLELFSLKRVQSFRFIREEEVSLLVNFISESSALAAPVDLTQKLYALVANITFRMAYGFNYRGTSFDRDKFHEVVHDTEAVAGSISADESIPYLGWIVDRLTGHRARTERVFHEVDTFFQHLIDNHLKPGRIKEHDDMVDVLLRIEKDQTELGASQFTKDNIKAILLNLFLGGVDTISLTVNWAMAELVRNPRVMKKVQDEVRKCVGNKGRVTESDIDQLEYLRMVIKETLRLHPPAPLLITRETMSHCKVSGHNIYPKMLVQINVWAIGRDPRYWKDPEEFFPERFLDSSIDYKGQSFEYLPFGSGRRICPGIHMGSITMEIILANLLYCFDWVFPDGMKKEDINMEEKAGVSLTTSKKTPLILVPVNYLQ